GGAAGCTGCCAATGGTGTTGTAATGATTACCACAAAGAAAGGTAAAAAAGGATCGGGCACAACTGTTGATTTTAGTGCAAACCTGAGCTTTGACAAGGTGGCTTATATGCCTGAGATTCAAAAAGAGTATGGTCCCGGTTATGATAACTGGGTGCTTGGAAACGATAATGAACAAGCACTTACCGGTTTCCGACAGACTCGTTTTGACCTTAATGGCAACTCTATTATTACTCCAAACCGTGAATCATATTTCTCGTGGGGAGCCAAATATGATCCGAACAAGACTGTCACTTACTTTGACGGTACTCAGCGTGCATTTACTCCTATCGACCACAATCAGTGGGCTGATATTTTCCGTACGGGTGTTAATCAGACTTATAATGTTGCTTTGACCAACAGTACAGAGCGCAACAATGTCCGTTTCTCTTATACTTATAATGATGCGCAAGCCATGCAGTACAATTCAAATAATCATAAACATAATTTTAATTTGAATGGTACATTTGATGTAGCTAAAGATATCAAGCTGAATTATACAGCTACTTATACTACCCAATATATCAAGAACCGTGCTTATCGTATCAGCCGTCTGACAAACAATTACAGCGGTATGTTCGGTGGATTCACCGATGTGGCATATATCCGCGATCACACTGTTACAAGCTTGGGCTACATGAACAGCATTGCGGCTGTCAACGGTGGTACAAGCAATACTTTGACGCCGAGCGAGCAATTCCTTTACAGCCCGATGGGCTCTACCTCACTGATGAGTGAGTATTTCTGGAATATCTTTGGAAAGACACAAGAGGAAGAACATAACCGCTTTATCGGTTCTGTTAATCCTACTTGGGAAATCATTCCTGGCTTGACTTTGAGTGGACGTATTGCTACTGACCTTACAACGGATAAGATTGAGAACAAGAACAGTGCGGAAAATGCGCATATCTTTTCTACCAACGGTCAGTACAGTGATTCTTACGGGCTCATCAACAACCGCTATCAGATTGTGTATGGCGACATCATGTTGATGTTTGACAAGACTTTCTACGAAAAGCATAATATTACTGCCAATCTGGGCTGGAATGTCCGTCAGGAAACTTTCTATGAATCAAGCGTGAGCACAAGCAATGGTCTGACTCAAGAGAATTGGTTCAACCTTGCCGCATCTGTAGGCAACAAGAATGCAAATATGTCAAAATCGGATTTGCTTCGTACGGGTATGTTCCTGACTGCAAGCTACGGATATAACAGTTGGGGATTCCTTGAAGGCTCAATCCGTCAGGAAAAGACTTCTACATTGAAGAATGGAAACAACTCTTTCTGGTATCCGTCGGTAAGTGCCAGTGTGGTTTATACGGAATTATTCAAGGATGCGCTTCCTCAATGGTGGAATTATGGTAAACTGCGTGCCTCTTATGGTGTCGTAGGTAACGCGCCCGAAATCTATCGTGCTAACAGAGCGTATAAACAAGGCTCTCTGACGAGGACATCCACTTACACTTATAATTATGTTGATGTGGAAGTCGGTAATGATGGCATCAAGCCGGAAACCAAATATGAGTTTGAAATAGGTATTGAGAACAAGTTCTTCAACAACCGTTTGGGAATGGAATTCAGCTATTACTATAACGACATTAAAGACCAGATTCTTACTACCACGGCAGCTGCTTCTATGGGAGGCCGCAGTATGTTGATGAATGTGGGTGAACTTACAAACACAGGTATTGAATTGAGTCTTTATGGAACTCCCTATCAGAATAAAGACTGGCGCTGGGATGTTCGCGGTAATCTCGCATGGAACCAGAACAAGGTGAAGAAACTTGCCGATGGCCTTGATGTGCTTTCACACTTAACCATAGACGGTGGAGCAGCAAGCCTTGAATCTCACGTGGGTGAAGCTATGGGTGACTGGTACACCTATACTTATAAGACAGATGATAACGGGAATTACATTGTAGGCAGTGATGGACTTTACATTGCCGACAAATCGGAACGTCATAAGGTAGGAAATGCCATGCCCAAGTTCACGGGTGGTTTCGGCACAAGCTTGAGTTGGAAGAACCTTACTTTGGATGTTACATTTGACTTCCGCATTGGTGGCAGTGTACTTAATCAGCCGTGGCAGTACATGATGGATGCCGGTACTATTACTGATGCCGTTGGTGTCCGTGACCATTCAACAGGTGGTGTGTTCTATTATAGTGATAAGGAAGATGTTTCTGATAAATCTTCTATCCACGTACTCACGGAGAGTGAGGTTGCGGGTATCAGAGATTCTTATAAGCGTGGTGATAAGTTCAACGGACACTATCTTTGGGATAACGGTGTTATCCAGAAGGGTGTAAAGGAAGATGGTACTCCGAACGACATAATTGTAACTCAGTTCGAAATCAATGACAGCCAGTATGGTTGGGGTACGGGAGCAACTCAGAGCTATCAGGAGGCTATCCAGAAAAACAGCTATGTGAAGTGTCGTGAAATCAGTTTGGCTTATACATTGCCCACAAGCTGGACCAAGAAGTTCGCTTGCAACAATCTGACCGTTTCTGCTTTTGCACGCAATCCGTTCTATATTTATCGCAGCCTGAAGTTGTTCGACTCTGAAACGTCTGATGCCACAAACTGGATTTATCAGGCACAAGTTGGTGGCTCTACCGCCAGTGCCCGTACATTCGGTGTGTCTCTTCGTGCCAGCTTCTAACTCAAACTTTATTGAAATTACATTAAATAAGATATATATGAAAAAGATATTTTCTACGTTATTTGTTGGAATGGCCCTCACATCACTCGTTGCATGCTCTGATTTAGACTACGATGAGAAATATGTGGACTCTTCCACAACATCAACGGTAGGTGTGCCACAAGTTTTCACTGCCGTGATGTACAAGGGTAATACATGGATGAATCCTGTTTACTATCGTTATTATACACAGTCAGCTACTTCCGGTATTTTTTCCGGTATAATAGGCAACAGCAATGGTAAAGGCCGTTTTATGGGAGCCGGTGAAGGTTACTTCAATACCCGTTGGAAGGACTTCTATGATATGCTGACTCAGTTCCGTTTGTTGGAGAATACCTATAACAATCTTTCTGGAGAAGAAAAGCCGGTCAATGAGATTTTCTATTACCTCGGCCGTACTCTCGTTGAAGGACAACTTCACGAAATGCTTTCTCTTTTTGGAGACGTTCCATTCACAGGGGCTGGCACTCTTTGGAATTCGGATTATAATACAGCCAAAGAACAGTGTGTGTATGATGATGACGTAGCTCTCTATAAGCAAATTCTTGCAGACCTCAAGGAAGTAGGCGACTACTTTGCGGCAGGTAATCTGAATACTGCGGGGCTTGCTTCTCTTGCTCGTCAGGATTATTCTATTGCTGCCGGCAGTAGTACTATTTGGCAGAAGTATGTCAATTCGCTTCGCCTTCGTATTGCTCTCCATCTTGCCACTAATGGTGATTGTACCACGGAGGCTAAAGCAGCTATTGCTGAGATTCTGAATAATCCAACCAAATATCCGCTTATAGATGACAATTCAGAAAATCAGGGTGTTGCCGGCGATACTCAAACTGATACTTTTAACTTTGGAAAGAGCATGTCACAAGCACTCAGAACTGGAGGTATGGCCGCAGGTTCGCAGACTGTGCTCAATGCCATGAATCTTCCTGCAAATGGTGTTCCTGATGCTGGTACTGATCCGCGTATTCAGGTAATTTACGATTGCAATCCTGACGGTGAATATATTGCGTACGATGTAAATCTTACAAGTTCCCAAATCAGCGATATCAGTGATAAAAAGCATGAGGAGTATGTTAAGAGAGGTATGACGTCTGCAAACTATTACTGTGAGGTTGACTCTCAGGCTGTTGCCGGATGGGCTTCTTATCAAGGCAATGCCAATCTGAATGGCCTTTGGATCAGCGCTGCAGAAGTTAGTCTCAGTAAGGCGGAGGCATATTTAATGGGATATGGAGTCTCTCAGAATGAAACTGCCGCAAAGGAGAATTTCATTAAAGGCATTAAGCAGTCCACTGAATATTATTGGAACCTGAAAGAGACGAGCTCTCTTTATAAGAATGGCAACGACAGCTATGCCGGATTCCGTTCATTGGCTAAGCCTACTGACGCTGAAGTTGCAGCTTATGCAGAAAGTGTTTGGAAACCTACACAAGAGGCTGTTTGTACCCAACTATGGCTTAATTTTAGTTTTATGAACGAACTTGAGGCATGGAATGTAGTACGTCGTACAAGTTATCCGGTAGTGACTTTTGCGAAGGACAGCCAAGTAGCCAATTATCCGACTCCTCCGAACCGGTTACCCTATCCGAGTGATGAACTTAGCTACAACAGTGCAAATTGCCAGGCCGCTATTTCAAAGAACTACGAAGAAACAACCGGCTATTATACAAACTTGTTTTGGGCCAATAAGACTTATTACAAGCTTGTAAGTGAATAATTAAGTTTCATCAGCCCGATGGGACTGATGGGTATAATGGCTCCGGCAGTTTTGTTGACTGCCGGAGTTTTTTATTCATTGTGATGAGATTATTTGCAGATTAAGTAGCATTGAATTGTCCATTAGTGTATATAAATTCCTTGATTCTTTTGAGCTTTTTCTGCAAAAACGGTTAACTTTATGCCGATTTAATGAAGACTACTATAATATAAACAATTCAATTTATGAGAAACCTAAAAAACTGGGTAGCCTGTTTGCTTGGAGCTACCTGTACTTTGAACCTGAGCGCCCAGCAAGAGAACAGTTACATTCATGAGCAGTCTGACGGTTACGAATGGCCTACCGACAAGGAAGTGCTTGCCAAGCTGGATAAGTGGCAAGATCAGAAATTCGGTGTTTTGTTTCATTGGGGACTTTATTCACAAGCCGGCAAGGTGGAGTCCTGGTCTATCTGCTCCGAAGACTGGATTACCCGTGACATGGATTCTTACGTGGATTACAAAAAATGGTACTGGGGATTGATGGATTCTTTTAATCCCACCGATTTTAATCCCGAACAATGGGCAGATGTGATGCAGGATGCAGGCATGAAGTATATGTTGTTTACTACGAAGCATCATGACGGTTTTTGTATGTTCGACTCAAAGTATTCGGATTTCTCCATAGCCAAAGGTCCTTTTGCCGCCGACCCTCGTAAGGATGTGGCACGTCACGTGTTTGACGCCTTTCGTAAGAAGGGCTTTATGATGGGATGTTATTTCTCCAAGCCTGACTGGCATTATGAATATTATTGGAGTCCTTACTATGCTACTCCCAATCGAAGTATCAATTATAAGAAGGAGAGGCATCCGGATTGGTGGAAAAATTATCAGCAGTTCACTTATAACCAAATGAATGAGCTGATGACAAACTATGGAAGTTTTGACATTCTGTGGTTGGATGGTGGATGGGAAACCGGTGATGACGTGGGGCTGAATGAACTATTGGCGAAGGTGCGTACTTCTACACAACCCGGATTGATTTCGGTGGACCGGACTATTCGTGGCAAAAATGAAAACTATCAGACGCCCGAACGCAGTATTCCCGCCAAACAGATGAATCATCCATGGGAAAGTTGCATCACACTGAGTGACAATTGGGGATGGGTTCCGGGATCGGTATTTAAGTCGGCAAACAGAGTGGTAAGCATCTTGACGGAAATTACGGCTAAGGGTGGTTGTTTGGTATTAGGCGTAGGTCCCACACCACAGGGTGTTATTGAACCGGAAGTCGCAGAGCGCCTCCACGAAATTGGTGAATGGTTGAGAGGTAACGGGAAAGCCATTTACAATACACGTACTACTCCCGATTATAACGATGGAAATGTATGGTTTACCGCAGACAAGGATGGAGAAACCATCTATGCGGTTTATGTCCTGAATGATGGAGATACTTTGCCTCGTAGCGTTGAATGGAGAGGAAATGTTCCGATCGGCAAAATGACGATGCTCAAAGGGAATAAACGCGTGAAGTATGTCTGCAAAGACGGCAAGGTGACGGTCACTTTACCTGAGGGATTAAAGAATGAGCCGGTGGCATTTTGCTTCAAACTGAGGAAATAGGATATCAAAAGCAAAAATACAATGATGAGAATTCGTCAGATAATGGTATTATGTGCAGTAGGGTTGATGCCATTCTCACTGCCTGCCCAAGAGAAAACCTTGATTCCTTTGGTACAAATCCCTGCCGGAACTTTCTATATGGGCAGTGATGGGCAGGGAGAGGATTATGATGAGGCTCCTATCCATAAAGTGATTATATCCCATTCCTTCCTGATGGGGACGACGGAGGTTACCAATGCACAATATGAACTGTTTAGGCCTGAACATAAAGCTTTGCGGGGCAAAGATAATGTTTCGGTTGAAGACGATGATGCAGTGGTGAATGTGTGCTATCAGGATGCAATAGATTTTTGCCGATGGCTCAGCCAAAGGGAAGGGAAGACTTACCGGTTGCCTACGGAAGCGGAATGGGAATATGCTTGCAGGGCAGGTACATATACACTGTATTACACTGGTGACGGATTGTCTGGGCCGATGTGCCGCAATCAGGTGGTGGCGAGAGATTATAAACCTGTCTCGTTAAAAGTGGGGCAAACTGTACCAAATGCTTTCGGTCTGTATGATATGCATGGAAATGTAGAAGAATGGTGTGCAGACTGGTATGCCCCTTATTCCATGCAGGTGCAGAGTGATCCGGTAGGTCCGGAAACCGGTGAGTACAGGGTCACCCGTGGTGGGAGCCATCATACACCGGTGCAGTATTTGCGCAGCGCCAACCGGATGGCTATGCTTCCCGAAGACAGGCATTCGTTGACAGGATTCAGGGTAGTGCAAAGCGATGAACCTTTGCCTGTAGCCGGAATAGATAAGACGAGTCCTTTCTTTTTGGAACCTATTCCTTTTGTGGTTCCACCGGCTGCCACATCGGGCATTCCTTTTTACAGGCACAATCACCAGCCCTCTGTCACTTGGTGTGACAACGGTGATTTGCTGGCTGCATGGTTTTCGGCAGATGAGGAAAATGGGCGTGGCATGGTGGTGCTTTCTTCACGGCTTCGGTTCGGAAAGACAGAATGGGAAGCTGCTTCACTATTCTTTAAAGTGCCTGACCGGAATATGACCGGAACATCCTTATTTAATAACGGGCGAGGCATACTCTATCACTTCAATGGTGTAGAAGCATCGGGTGACTGGCAGAACTTGATGATGGTAATGCGCACCAGTATGGATAATGGTTTTTCTTGGAGTAAGCCGCAGATCATTGCTCCTGAACATGCCAGGCGTCATCAGGTCATTTCCGGCACGTCGCAGACCCCGGAAGGCTGGATGATTCAGGCTTGTGATGCCGGTCCCGGTGGAAATGACGGAGCTGCCATACATGTTAGCAAGGATGGTGGAAAGACTTGGAATGATCCTTGGGACGGCGGTCTTTTGCCAGACTTTAAAGAGGGTGGCAGGGGAACCACCATCGCTGGAATTCATGCCGGAGTGGTGATGCTGAAAGACAGGCGTTTACTGGCTTTGGGACGTGGCAACAGTATCACTGACAAAGAAGGATGCAAACGTATGCCGATGAGTCTGTCGTCTGACATGGGAAAGACTTGGAATTATCATGCTTCGCCATTTCCACCCATAGATGGCGGGCAACGCCTTGTATTGATGAGGCTTAATGAAGGACCTTTGATGTTAGTGTCTTTTACCGACCATCCGCAGCGTACGCCCGAAGCTGACAGAGGAATGGAATTTAGGGATGGAAAAGGACGGGTTTATAAAGGATATGGTATGTATGCAGCCGTTTCGTATGATGAAGGAAAGACATGGCCTGTAAAGAAATTGCTGACGGATGGGGTGGAACGTCATCTTGATGGCGGTGCTTGGACGGGATTCTTTGAGCAAGATGCCACACATGCCGAACCCAGAGGATATCTGGCCGGTACACAGTCACCGGATAATACCATCCATATTGTAAGCAGCAGGTTGCATTATCGGTTTAATCTGGCGTGGCTGGAAGATTACTAATCATTAAAAGTACGGATTATTAATTAATATACAATGAAGAATTTGAATAGACTATTGGGGTATGCGGCATTGGTCGTACTTCCGATAACGGTAAATGCTCAGCAGGTGCAAGGCTTTGTGCATCAACAGTCAGAGGCTGCGGACTATGTATGGCCTGCAGACAAGCAAGTATTGGATAAACTGGATAAATGGCAAGATCAGAAATTCGGCGTTTTGTTTCATTGGGGGCTTTATTCCGTGCCCGGCATTGTAGAGTCCTGGTCCATTTGTTCGGAAGATGTGGATTGGATTACCCGCAAAGGGAATTTGCCTTATGAGGAATATAAGAAATGGTATTGGGGATTGAAGGATTCTCTGAACCCGGTAAACTTCAATCCCGGACAATGGGCGGACGTGATGCAGGATGCAGGCATGAGGTATATGATTTTCACTACCAAACATCATGATGGATTCTGCATGTTTGATAGTAAATATACTGATTTTTCTATAGCTAACGGCGCTTTTAAAAACAATCCCCGCAAGGATGTGGCACGTCATGTGTTCGATGCTTTCCGTCAGAAGGGATTTATGATGGGGTGTTATTTCTCCAAGCCTGATTGGCATTGTCAATGGTTTTGGAATGATTATTACGCTACTCCGAACCGCCGCATCAACTATAAGAAGGAAATGCATCCTGACTGGTGGAAAAATTATCAGACTTTCACTCAGAATCAACTGGACGAACTGATGAATGGTTATGGCAGTTTTGACATCCTTTGGTTGGATGGTGGCTGGATAACGGGTGATGATATTAATCTGGACGGCATTTTGAAGAAAGCACGTAGCCGGCATCCGGGACTTATTGCTGTGGATCGTAGTATTCGTGGCAAGAATGAGAACTATCAGACTCCCGAACGCGGCATTCCTGAAACGCAGCTTAACTATCCATGGGAAAGCTGTATCACGTTGAGTAATGATTGGGGGTGGGTTCCTAATGCACCGTTCAAGTCTCCACAGAAAGTGATTAATATTTTGGCGGAGATTACTGCCAAAGGTGGTTGTTTGCTGTTGGGGGTAGGTCCTACGCCCGATGGCGTGATTGAAGAAGAAGTTGCCAAACGTTTGCATGTGGTAGGCGAATGGTTGAGAACCAATGGGGAGGCAATCTATAATACTCGTACCACTGCGGTATATCGTGATGGGAATACTTGGTTCACAGCTTCAAAGGACGGAAAGACATTGTATGCTGTTTATGCTTTGCCTGAAGAAGAAAAATTACCTGCAACGATTCATTGGAACGGCAATATTCCTAAGGGAAGCATGAAACTTCTGAAAGGAAACAAGACTGTGAAATATACTTGTCAGGGTGAGGAGGTGATTGTCACTCTGCCGAAGGGCTTGAAGAATGAACCTGTGGCATTGGCTTTTACACTGAGAAAATAAAAGAGATGGAATAATGAATACAAAACTTGTAATTACTGGAGCGTTCTTGATAGCAATGACCGGACAGACTTTTTGTCAGAAGCCTGTGTATAAGCAGGCTGGAGCTCCTATCGAATATCGGGTGAAAGATCTGATAGGCCGTATGACGGTTGAAGAAAAAGTGGCGCAACTCTGTTGTCCGTTGGGCTGGGAGATGTACACTAAAACCGGAAAAAATACGGTGGAAGTGTCTGCTTTGTATAAAGAAAAAATGAAAGATGCTCCTGTCGGCTCTTTCTGGGCAGTGTTGCGTGCTGATCCTTGGACACAGAAAACACTGGAAACCGGACTGAATCCTGAATTGGCGGCCAAGGCACTGAATGCTTTGCAGAAATACGCGGTCGAAGAAACACGTTTGGGCATACCCGTACTCTTTGCGGAAGAATGTCCGCATGGGCATATGGCTATTGGCGCCACAGTTTTTCCTACGGCTCTTTCGGCTGCCAGTACCTGGGATGAAAGTTTGATGCAGCAAATGGGTGAAGCTATTGCTTTAGAGGCTCGTCTGCAAGGAGCTAACATCGGTTATGGTCCTGTGCTGGACGTTGCCCGTGAACCGCGTTGGTCACGTATGGAAGAGACTTTTGGCGAAGATCCTGTATTAACTTCCGTAATGGGAGTGGCTTTGATGAAAGGCATGCAGGGAGATGTACAGAATGATGGAAAGCATCTTTATTCTACTTTAAAGCATTTTGCCGCTTATGGTGTGCCCGAATCCGGGCACAATGGTTCTCGGGCCAATAGTGGTATGCGTCAGTTGTTCTCCGAGTATTTGCCGCCTTTTAAGAAAGCAGTTGAAGCGGGGGCAGGGACTATCATGACTTCGTACAACTCCATTGACGGTGTGCCCTGCACATCCAATAAATTTCTGCTGACCGAAGTACTTCGTAACCAGTGGGGCTTCAAAGGTTTTGTCTATTCTGATCTCATTAGTATTGAGGGAATAGTAGGCATGCGTGCGGCCAAGGATAATAAAGAGGCTGCTGCAAAAGCACTGAGAGCCGGATTGGATATGGATTTGGGGGGGGATGCTTTTGGCAGGAATCTGAAGCAGGCTTATGAAGAAGGACTGATTACAATGGATGATTTGGACAGGGCGGTAAGCAATGTGTTGCGTCTGAAATTTCAAATGGGGCTGTTTGAAAATCCGTATGTCTCTCCGGAACAGGCTGGAAAGCATATTCGCAGCAGGGAGCATAAAGAATTGGCTCGCCGTGTAGCTCGCGAGGGAGTGGTACTGCTGAAAAACGATGGTGTGCTGCCATTGGACAAGCATCTCAAGAGGATAGCAGTTATTGGTCCTAATGCTGATATGATGTACAATCAGTTAGGGGACTACACAGCACCGCAGGATCGTAAGGAAATAGTTACGGTTCTTGATGGTGTCCGTGCAGCAGTTTCCAAGACTACACAGGTAGTGTATGTGAAGGGCTGTGCCGTACGCGATACAACCGAGAGTGATATTCCGGCAGCCGTGGCTGCTGCTCAGAGGGCTGATGCGGTGATATTGGTAGTAGGCGGCTCCAGCGCACGTGACTTCAAGACGAAATACATTAGTACCGGGGCAGCTACTGTATCGGAAGATATAAAGGTGTTGCCTGATATGGATTGTGGCGAAGGTTTTGACCGCAGTTCCTTGCGTTTGTTGGGTGATCAGGAGAAGCTGATAAATGCTGTTGCTGCTACCGGAAAGCCGTTGGTCGTGATTTATATTGCGGGACGGGCCATGAATATGAATTTAGCGGCAGACAAAGCGCGGGCTTTGCTGGCGGCTTGGTATCCCGGAGAGCAGGGAGGTGCGGGAATTGCCGATATCTTGTTCGGTGATTATAATCCGGCAGGACGTTTACCGGTTTCTATACCGCGTAGTGAAGGTCAGTTACCTGTTTTTTATTCACAGGGTACTCAACGCGATTATGTGGAAGAGAAAGGTACTCCACTGTATGCTTTCGGCTATGGATTGAGTTATACGAAGTTTGTTTACAGTGCTTTGGAAATGCGGAAAGGAACGGATGTGGAGACTTTGCAGACCGTTTCGTGTACTGTGACTAACACTGGTGACCGGGATGGTGAAGAAGTGGTACAGCTCTATATCTGTGACGAAGTAGCATCTGTATCACAGCCTCCCATATTACTGAAAGCTTTCCGACGTATTTTTCTGAAGAAGGGAGAGAGCAGGAAAGTGACTTTCTTGTTGAAGAAAGATGATTTGGCTATTTATGATGATGAGATGAATTATGTAGTAGAACCGGGTGATTTTAAAGTAATGGTAGGTGCTGCTTCTGATGACATCAGGCTGAAAGGTAAGTTTAGGTTGTAATAGCCTCTATATTTAAGATAAGTCCCGGAAATGTGATGGATCCGTCACATTTCCGGGACTTAGTCTATTTGAATTGAGCTTTTTCGAGGAGACTTTTGTTTATTTCATTTTATAGACCAAAGTGCCTCCTTTCAGGATGTCTTCGTGGGTAATATGGTTTTTAGTATAAGGTTTACCATTCAAAGTAATGCTATCCACATATTTATGTTCTTTAGAGAGCCCTTCGGAAATCACGGTAAAAGTCTTTCCATCTGCTAAATGAAGTACGAATTTCGGCATTTGAGGTGCTCCGAATACATACTCGCCGCTTACGGGATTCACTGGGTAAAATCCCATGGCAGAGAACATGTACCATGCTGACATCTGTCCGCAATCATCGTTGCC
Above is a window of Bacteroides helcogenes P 36-108 DNA encoding:
- a CDS encoding glycoside hydrolase family 3 N-terminal domain-containing protein: MNTKLVITGAFLIAMTGQTFCQKPVYKQAGAPIEYRVKDLIGRMTVEEKVAQLCCPLGWEMYTKTGKNTVEVSALYKEKMKDAPVGSFWAVLRADPWTQKTLETGLNPELAAKALNALQKYAVEETRLGIPVLFAEECPHGHMAIGATVFPTALSAASTWDESLMQQMGEAIALEARLQGANIGYGPVLDVAREPRWSRMEETFGEDPVLTSVMGVALMKGMQGDVQNDGKHLYSTLKHFAAYGVPESGHNGSRANSGMRQLFSEYLPPFKKAVEAGAGTIMTSYNSIDGVPCTSNKFLLTEVLRNQWGFKGFVYSDLISIEGIVGMRAAKDNKEAAAKALRAGLDMDLGGDAFGRNLKQAYEEGLITMDDLDRAVSNVLRLKFQMGLFENPYVSPEQAGKHIRSREHKELARRVAREGVVLLKNDGVLPLDKHLKRIAVIGPNADMMYNQLGDYTAPQDRKEIVTVLDGVRAAVSKTTQVVYVKGCAVRDTTESDIPAAVAAAQRADAVILVVGGSSARDFKTKYISTGAATVSEDIKVLPDMDCGEGFDRSSLRLLGDQEKLINAVAATGKPLVVIYIAGRAMNMNLAADKARALLAAWYPGEQGGAGIADILFGDYNPAGRLPVSIPRSEGQLPVFYSQGTQRDYVEEKGTPLYAFGYGLSYTKFVYSALEMRKGTDVETLQTVSCTVTNTGDRDGEEVVQLYICDEVASVSQPPILLKAFRRIFLKKGESRKVTFLLKKDDLAIYDDEMNYVVEPGDFKVMVGAASDDIRLKGKFRL